In the genome of Candidatus Ornithobacterium hominis, the window TTTTTTAGCAATTTATTTGTAATTCCTGGAAATGAGTTTTGCTCTTGAATTAAAATCGGAATACCTCGCCGAGCAGCTGCCCACATCGCTGGTCCCGAAGCGTATCCACCTGTCCCGATGACCATATCTGGCGAAAATTCTTTGATGATTTTACTAGATTTTCTAAGGCTTTTAAAAATTTTGTAAGGCAAGCAAAAATTTGCCCACCAGCGATTTCTTTGTATTCCACTGATGTCTATACCCTTGATGTCATAGCCTGCGAGGGGGACTTTTTCCATTTCCATTTTCCCGTTGGCGCCGATGAACAAAAACTCAGCCTTGGGTAAGCGTGTACGAATCTCATCTGCAATTGCTATTGCAGGGTAAATATGGCCTCCCGTGCCCCCAGCACTGAAGATGAATTTAGGCAATGTCTTGTAGGTCTGCTTCACTTTTTATTTTTTCTTCTTTTTGAATTTCTTCTTTAGGCAAAATTTGTCGACTGATGCTTAATAAAATACCGAAAGATAAGCACGTAATCCACAACGATGTGCCCCCAAAACTAATCATAGGCAAAGGTTGACCCGTAGTCGGGAATAAACCAACGGCGACACCCATATTTATCAAGGCTTGGAAGACAATGGGGATTCCAATCGCAAAAGCGAGTAAACTTCCGAAATAGGTGTGAATTTTTGTTCCGATGATGATGATTCTAAATAAAATTAGTAGGAATAAAAAAAGTAAACTCACGCCACCTATCAATCCGTACTCTTCTATGATTACCGCATAAATGAAATCTGAAGATGCTTGTGGGAGTGTGTGCTTTATGGCGCTTTTCCCTGGGCCTTTGCCAGTGATTCCACCTTCTACTATAGCTGCTTTGGCATTGGTTTCTTGCCAAGATTCAAGGCTATTGCTTGCGGGTTTTTGGAAGCGTTCAATTCTGTTTTTCCAAGTGTGAACGCGGGAGTTAGGAAATTGGTCTCCATAATTCAAGGCAGCAAATATAAATAAACCTGCCCCGACTAAAATTATTGTCCCAATGCCGACTAAATATGGGATAGGAAAACCTCCTAAAAATAGTAGCATCATTACCATAGCAAACAAGATGATAGCCGTAGAACCATTTGCTGGGAAAATTAATCCGACTATAACAAAAATCGGTATAAAAAGAGGTAAAATAGTTTGTTTAAATTCAATTTTTTTATTCCTGATTTTAGTTAAATACCGTGCAACGTAGACCATCAAAACGACTGAGGCCAAAGTGGAAGTTTGTATTGATAATGGGATGCCAGGTAGCTTTAGCCAACGAGAGGCATTGGCTCCATCAATACTGGTGCCTTGCAATAAAGTTAAAATCAACAATAGCACGATGAAGGGCAAGCCTAAAATAGCAAATCCGCCAAAATAACGGTAATCAATTCGCTGCATGCTGAATAAAATGACTAAACCGATGACTAGAAAAGCGACTTGTTTGCCAAATTGCCCCCAAACGGTTCCAGTCTGGGCAGCGTACTCGATGCTTGAGCTAGCTGAGAAGCCAGGTAATAGAGAAAATATTGCCAAAAGCATAATGAATGCAATGAGGTACTTGTCGCCTAAAAATATTTTATTCAGCCAGTTCATTTATAGATTTTTTACTTCTTTTTTAAATTGACGCCCACGCTCTTGATAGTCTTCAAATAAATCGCAATTAGCACAAGCTGGGGAGAGAAGGACAGTGTCACCCTTTTTGCCAAGCATATACGCTGAGCTTACGGCATCTTTCATTGTTTTTGTTTCAATGATTTGAGGAACGATGCCACTAAAGGTAGCTTTAATTTTTTCGTTATTAATTCCTAAGCATACGATGGCTTTTACGTTTTTCTTCACAAGCGGAACTAATTCGCTGTAATCGTTTCCTTTGTCAACGCCGCCTACAATCCAAATGGTAGGATTTTTCATACTCTGTAATGCGTAAAATGTAGCATTGATATTGGTAGCTTTGCTATCGTTGATAAATTGGATTCCATGAACGGAGATCACTGATTCTAGACGATGTTCCACGGCATCAAAATCAGTTAAACTTTCTTGGATAATTTTTTTTCTAAGCCTTAAAATATTTCTATTTAAAGCTCCTGCTAATGAGTTGGAGACATTGCGTTCTCCCATCAAAGAAATTTCTTCTAAATTCATTTTTAAGTGTTTCGAGGTATTTTATAATTAATTATTTTGAGTTTTTTTCTTGACTAATTTATGTGGCGTCTTTTCCGCTTTTGCTCAGTTTTATTATATGCTAAAATTCTTTTTTTTGAGGAATTAACGAATTTTTAAGGTTAAAACGGCTAATACAGCGAGTATAAAACCGATGATAAAAAAACGATTGACGATTTTGCTTTCGTGGTAATTTTGTTTTTGAAAATGATGATGCAAGGGCGAAATCAAGAAAATTCTTCTGCCCTCGCCGTATTTCTTTTTGGTGTATTTAAACCAAGAAACCTGCAACATGACCGAGAGACTTTCTGCCAAGAAAATTCCGCAGAGCAGAGGTAGAAGAAGTTCTTTACGCACAATAATGGAAATGACTGCAATAAGACCACCGATAGTCAAGCTACCTGTGTCTCCCATGAAAACTTGTGCTGGGTAAGTGTTGTACCACAAAAACCCAATCAATGCACCGCTGAAAGCTGTAGCGAAAATCACGACTTCCTGCGCATGAGGTATGTATAAGATGTTTAAATAATCAGCTAAAATAAAGTTGCCAGAGACAAAGGCAAACAGAGCTAAAGTTCCTAAAATAATCATGGAGCTTCCTGCCGCTAATCCATCGATGCCATCAGTCAGATTAGAACCATTTGAAACAGCTGTGATGATGAAGATAACAATCGGGATAAAGATTACCCAACTCCATTTCATCGCTTCTTCTTTGTTTAAGAAAAACAGGAGAGAGTCATAATTGAGCTCATTGTTTTTCAGGAACGGAATGTTAGTCAAGTTTGATTTGGTAGCTGGGGCGAACAATTCATCAGCGCTCTGTGCATTGTAGGTTGGCTGGTCACTGACTTGTTGTCTTACAGTGACTTGTGGGCTGAAGTATAAAATAACACCAACGAATAAACCTAGGCCTACTTGCCCTAAAATTTTAAACTTTCCTGCTAAACCTTTTTTATTTTTTCTAAAAACTTTGATGTAGTCGTCAATAAATCCGATGAGCCCCATCCAAAGCGTGGAAATAAGCAGTAAAATTGTATAAATATTGTTGAGTTTTGCAAAAAGTAAAACTGGAATAAGGGTGGCAAGAATAATGATGATGCCACCCATTGTCGGGGTACCTTCTTTTTCTTTTTGCCCAGCTAAGCCTAAATCCCTTATCGTTTCGCCCAATTGTTTTCTTCTCAAAAAATAAATAATCTTTTTGCCGATAAACAAAGCAATAAGTAAGGAAATGATAACGGCAGATGCCGCACGGAAAGTTACAGACTTCAGCATATTAAAGCCTGGCACGTCAAAATACTGATTTAAAAATTCAATTAAATGGTATAACATTTATTTAAAAATCTTTTGAGTTAAACTTTTAGTAATTTCCATGTCGTCAAAATAAAATCGCTCTCCCTTTATTTCTTGGTAATTTTCGTGGCCTTTACCTGCAATTAAGATGATGTCACCCGAGTGGCTGTTGGCAAGTACATTTTTTATGGCTTCTTGGCGATCGGGTATTTTGCTATATTTTGAAAAAAATTGAGGTTCAATTCCGCTCTCCATGTCTTCAATGATTTTGTTGGGGTCTTCATTTCTAGGGTTATCAGAAGTAAGAACCACTCGGTCAGCCAAGTGGCAAGCAACTTTTGCCATTTTAGGTCTTTTTTGGGCATCGCGATTTCCTCCACAACCTACCAAAACCCAAAAGGTTTCATTCTTGGTTCGAGTTTCGTTCACCGTTGACATTACGTTTTCTAAAGCGTCAGGCGTATGGGCATAATCTACAATGATGATTTGCCCGCTAGGAGAGATATAAGATTCGAATCGACCTTTTACTTTTTGCAACTTGCTTAGACTGACTAGAAGCTCTTCTTCATCCCAACCCAATTCCAACCCTATGGAATAGACTAATAAAAGATTGTAAGCATTGAATTTCCCGACTAGCTGAGTCCAAAGTTCTTTTTGGTTAAGCAAGAGCAGCATTCCATTAAATCGATTTTCTAAAATTTTTCCTTGGTAATCAGCAACAGATTTCAAGGCATAAGATTTTTTTAAGGCTTTAGAATTTTGTAGCATAACCACACCATTTTTATCATCCATATTGGTAATGGCAACAGCATCTTTGCTCAGCTCGTCAAAAAATTTCTTTTTTGCAATAATGTAACTTTTAAATGTTTTGTGGTAGTCTAAATGTTCATGTGAGATATTGGTGAAGCCAGCAACTTTGAATTCTAAGCCACTGATTCGCTCCTGTCCGATGCCGTGTGAGCTAACCTCCATAAAAGCATATTCAAAACCAGAATCTACCGCCTCTTTTAAAATCTTGTTGATACTAATAATGTCTGGCGTTGTATTTTTTGTAGACAAAGTTTTTTGGTGAATACGAATATTGATGGTTGAAATCAAAACAGACGGGTAGCCTAAACTCTCTGCTGTTTGGTACAAAAGGCTCGCTGTTGTCGTTTTACCATTAGTGCCAGTTATGCCAATCAAATTCAGCTGAGAAGAAGGATCTCCAAAATAATTTTTGCAAATTAAACCTAGACTTTTGGCTGAATTTTTCACTTGAATGTACAAAACATTTTCTCGAAAGTCTTTGATTTCTTTCTCATGAAAAATCACCTGAGCACCTTTATCAAGGGCAGAAGTAATGAAATCATGACCATCTTCCTGCGGACCTGAAATAGCCACAAAGACATCTCCCTTGCTCACTTTTCTAGAATCCATTTGGATTTCGCCTACACCACCAGTGAAGCTTCCTTGTTGCTGGAGAATGGGAATGTTATGTAGTAATTCGCTAATGTTCATACATTTGAAAGTTTTAGAGTGATGACCTTATTTTCAGGAATCATTTGCCCAGCAGGGATGCTTTGTTCTATAATTTTTCCAATTCCAGAGTAATTAATTTTAAAACCTGCGTTTTCTAAAACGGGAATTACATTTTGCCCGTCAAAGCCTTTTAAATTCGGCATTTTTTTATTTTTTGAATTCCAGTCAAAAATTTTATTTGATTTTTCTAGAGAGGCAAGTTTAGATTTTTTAAGGCTTAATTTTTTTGGAGATTTGATGTAAACACTCTCCATGATTTTCTGAAAAACGGGCCCGGCAACAGAGCTGCCATAGTAGCCTTTTTTACGGCTAGGTTTGTGAATGACTACGATGCAAGAATATTGAGGCTTGTACGTCGGGAAGTAGCCACAGAAAGAGGCGCGATACTGCATGGGGCCTTTCACCCAATAGTCTGCACGAGCAGTGCCTGTTTTTCCTGCTGCGGGGAAAATTTCGTTGTAAAAAGCCCTTCCAGTCCCGCTTTTTACAGCACTGGCTAGCATGTTTTGCATTTTTTTTATAGTGCTATCTTGAGCCATTTTTTCTACGCGAACTTCTGGAGAAAAAGACTTAATGACTTTTCCTTTTTCATGAATTTCTTTCACAAAAAGTGGTTTTAGCATCTTACCATCATTAGCGATGCCATTGTAAAAAGTTAAAATCTGTAATGGAGTGAGCTTTGATTCATAGCCAAAAGAAATCGATGAAAGCGATTGTTTGCTCCAAGATTTATTATTTGGGTTGGGAAGGTAAGGTTCGGCTTCTC includes:
- a CDS encoding FtsW/RodA/SpoVE family cell cycle protein; translated protein: MNWLNKIFLGDKYLIAFIMLLAIFSLLPGFSASSSIEYAAQTGTVWGQFGKQVAFLVIGLVILFSMQRIDYRYFGGFAILGLPFIVLLLILTLLQGTSIDGANASRWLKLPGIPLSIQTSTLASVVLMVYVARYLTKIRNKKIEFKQTILPLFIPIFVIVGLIFPANGSTAIILFAMVMMLLFLGGFPIPYLVGIGTIILVGAGLFIFAALNYGDQFPNSRVHTWKNRIERFQKPASNSLESWQETNAKAAIVEGGITGKGPGKSAIKHTLPQASSDFIYAVIIEEYGLIGGVSLLFLFLLILFRIIIIGTKIHTYFGSLLAFAIGIPIVFQALINMGVAVGLFPTTGQPLPMISFGGTSLWITCLSFGILLSISRQILPKEEIQKEEKIKSEADLQDIA
- a CDS encoding glutamate ligase domain-containing protein — protein: MNLEEISLMGERNVSNSLAGALNRNILRLRKKIIQESLTDFDAVEHRLESVISVHGIQFINDSKATNINATFYALQSMKNPTIWIVGGVDKGNDYSELVPLVKKNVKAIVCLGINNEKIKATFSGIVPQIIETKTMKDAVSSAYMLGKKGDTVLLSPACANCDLFEDYQERGRQFKKEVKNL
- the mraY gene encoding phospho-N-acetylmuramoyl-pentapeptide-transferase is translated as MLYHLIEFLNQYFDVPGFNMLKSVTFRAASAVIISLLIALFIGKKIIYFLRRKQLGETIRDLGLAGQKEKEGTPTMGGIIIILATLIPVLLFAKLNNIYTILLLISTLWMGLIGFIDDYIKVFRKNKKGLAGKFKILGQVGLGLFVGVILYFSPQVTVRQQVSDQPTYNAQSADELFAPATKSNLTNIPFLKNNELNYDSLLFFLNKEEAMKWSWVIFIPIVIFIITAVSNGSNLTDGIDGLAAGSSMIILGTLALFAFVSGNFILADYLNILYIPHAQEVVIFATAFSGALIGFLWYNTYPAQVFMGDTGSLTIGGLIAVISIIVRKELLLPLLCGIFLAESLSVMLQVSWFKYTKKKYGEGRRIFLISPLHHHFQKQNYHESKIVNRFFIIGFILAVLAVLTLKIR
- a CDS encoding UDP-N-acetylmuramoyl-L-alanyl-D-glutamate--2,6-diaminopimelate ligase; this translates as MNISELLHNIPILQQQGSFTGGVGEIQMDSRKVSKGDVFVAISGPQEDGHDFITSALDKGAQVIFHEKEIKDFRENVLYIQVKNSAKSLGLICKNYFGDPSSQLNLIGITGTNGKTTTASLLYQTAESLGYPSVLISTINIRIHQKTLSTKNTTPDIISINKILKEAVDSGFEYAFMEVSSHGIGQERISGLEFKVAGFTNISHEHLDYHKTFKSYIIAKKKFFDELSKDAVAITNMDDKNGVVMLQNSKALKKSYALKSVADYQGKILENRFNGMLLLLNQKELWTQLVGKFNAYNLLLVYSIGLELGWDEEELLVSLSKLQKVKGRFESYISPSGQIIIVDYAHTPDALENVMSTVNETRTKNETFWVLVGCGGNRDAQKRPKMAKVACHLADRVVLTSDNPRNEDPNKIIEDMESGIEPQFFSKYSKIPDRQEAIKNVLANSHSGDIILIAGKGHENYQEIKGERFYFDDMEITKSLTQKIFK